The genomic window GAGGGCGATGGCCGAGCAAAGGAGGGCGTCTCCGGGACCGTGGGTTCGAGACCCAACCCTGCCGCACCGCTGTGGGCCCTGGAGCAGGTGGCTCCGCCAGTCCAGCGCTCTTGGCCGTGGGGAGGACGAGCTCTGAGCGCCTTACGCGAGTTGAACGTGCAAAGTGCCCAGCGCTGCCAGGAGTCTGAGGTCATCTCGGACTTTGTACCCAGGGCCCTGGCCGGCAGAGAGGTCGGGGCTGGGTGACCCTGGTcccggggcaggggccaggctggaggaCAGATGTGGACTTGCTGGGTTGGGCTCCCAGGCCCTGGACAGCGGACTCTGACCCCGGGGCCCGAGGGGCGCTGTCCTCCACTTCCTGCAGTACTGTCCCCGCCGGTGGCCGCCGGCATGGTGCTCCGCGGGCGCGCAGTCCTCCTGGCCGTGCTGTTGGCAGCTGGCTCTCTGGGCCGCTGGGCACAGAAGCCCCGCGGGGCCCCATCTGCCATCAGCGCCATCCAGCCCAAGGCCAACTTTGATGCTCAGCAGGTAGAGGGGGCGGCCGGGCGAGGGCGGGGGGACCTGGCCCCCGCCTCGGTGCCCTGCAGCCGCTCCTGGACCCCGCTCCCCCTCACCCAGTTTGCAGGAACATGGCTTCTGGCGGCAGTGGGCTCGGCCTGCCACTTcctgcaggagcagggccacCGGGCTGAGGCCACGGCACTGCATGTGGCCCCCCAGGGCGCAGCCATGGCTGTCAGCACCTTCCGCAAGCTGTGAGTCCCGGCgtggccccacccctccctggacCCAGCCTACCCCCACCCCGGACTCCTgggccacccccacctcccagggaTGGGATCTGTTGGCAGGTGAGCCAGCGCTATGGAGCCACGGGGGTCCCTGGCCGCTTCCTGCTCCCAGGTGAGCCGGGGCAGCGGGGCCTGGGGTGAGGcgggtggggcaggggtgcaggggctgacgCGGCCaccttggctctgcccagcccgaGGGCCCCGGGGGGCCGTGCACGTGGTGGCGGCTGAGACGGACTACCACAGCTTTGCCGTCCTCTACCTGGAGCGGGCACGGCAGCTGTCGGTGAAGCTGTACGGTGCGTGGCGGTCAGCCCTGCGTGTACCCTGGGGAGGGCGTCCTGGGGGTGTGGGCGACCCCCACGGACACGCAGACCCCGCGCCCCCACAGTGCGCTCCCTGCCCGTGAGCGACTCCGTGCTGGGTGCCTTCGAGCAGCGGGTGGCCCAGGCCAACCTGACCCAGGATCAGGTCCTGTTCTTCCCCACGTACGGTGAGTGTCCCccggcgcccctcccccacccgcacCCCGCCACCTGACCCCAGCCTGACCCCCAGGTTTCTGTGAGGCCGCGGACCAGTTCCACATCCTGGACGGTGAGTGGGCGTTGGCCGGGTGGGCGGGTCGGCTGCCAGGACGAAGCTGAGCCTCCTCTCCTGTCCCTGCCGCAGAGGTGAGGCGGTGAGGCCGCGTCCAGGACCAGAGGCCCGGCCGCGACCCCTGGGCTCCCGAGGACGCCCTCCCTTGGAAGCTGCCTCCACCCTGAAGCCTGCGTGCCTGGGGGTGGCGCCGCCTTCTTAATAAACGTGCGActcagcccctgccccctccgTGGCTCCCCTgggcgggcagggcgggggcgtgggggtgggggcttggtCCCCTGGcaggggcgtgggggtgggggcttggtCCCCTGGcaggggcgtgggggtgggggcttagTCCCCTGAcaggggggtaggggtgggggcttGGTCCTCTGGacaggggtgtgggggtgggggcttggtCCCCTGGCTGGAGCAGGTCAGAACCCTGCGGACGAATGGCAGGCTTCAGGAAGGCTGGGCACGGTGACCCCTTCCCCATCCCTGGACTTGGGAGCCACCGGGCTGGGCAGCCTCTGGGAGACCACCCACTGGCCGGGGCCGCCTGAGTGCCCTggcaggcggggaggggctgcagccggGAGAGGTGGGGtcccacccccaggctggggaGCAGACTGGCCTGTTCACAGCCAAGACCTGGAGGCTCCCGGCACTCGGGGTTCCCCCAGGAGGCACAGCCAGGGCTCCGCCGGCCGTGAGGGGCAAGGGAAGCGAGGTGTCTGCCAGGAGGACGGCCTTGCCGGGGACGCCCACTGCccagcccacctgcctgcccccagcGGGGGCCCTGAGTGTGGACAAAGTGTTCCCGAGGGGAATGGAGGACACGCAGAGGGGATGACCAGGCTGGCAGGGGACGGCTCGcgggctgcccctcccctgcccgcaGGCGTGAGAgcgggcccaaccctggcttggTCTGCCCGCCCCCCTGAGCCACGGCTGCCGTCCCTGGGGAACCAGGAAGGGCTGGGGACGGGGATTGGAACCTGCGCCCTAGTGGCTCCGGTCTCAGCtactgcctggccctgggctttcaTCTGCCCAGCACTTCCCAGGGGCCCACGTGCAGGGGGAGGAGACTCTGCTGGAGTCCAGCTCTGCCACGATTGACCatggctgggcggggcggggcgaagctgccctgggggcggggccacgcTGGGAGGAGGCAGTCCCCCTGCGGCGCCCACCCAGTGTCCCCACGGCTGCCCCAGGATCCAGAGTGGGGGGCCCAGGAGACCGTACCCTCCCCGCAGGGCTCCGTGTCCCAGAGGCCCCCAAAACAGGGCCGCACCGGAAGTGAGAGTCCCCCAGCTTTCTCCCAGCGGACCCCGGGGACAGGGCAGAGTGCCCAGGTCCAGTGGGTGTGGACGGCCCCACAGCCGGGGCGCAGGACAGAACGGAGAATTGCACCGTTTTCCTAAGTGTCCAGCCAGCTCCAGGTAACCCCAAAAATTAGGTAACACGATGACAGCCCCACGTGAGTGACTTATCGTTAGTTTGTAACTCTAGTAGGTGATGTCCGCATCGTAGGCAGGACATGGCAGCAATGGCCCGCGGACGCTCTAACTGGGGGCTCGGCCTGTCCCCGCCCCCGGGCCGGACTCCCGGGCACGTGCGGGGAGGGAGGACAGGCAGGGAGCGACAGCGGGAGGGTCCCACGCGGGGCCCCAGGGCCGGCCCCCACGTGGGCGGGGGTCCAGGGAGCCGAGGCGAGGCGGCTGTCACTTCCCTGCGCCGCCCTGGACTGCGAGCTCCCGGGGCGCGGCCCCGGTCACTCAGGTCCGGCACACTCCAGGCGTCGATGGCGCCCGCGACACCCCCACGGGCGCCAGGCCCCACTGGACTCCGGGAGCGGTCAGGgtcggccccgccccgccccgagcAGGAAATACACCTGTGGGGCCCTGATTGGGCGGCGGGGGGGGTCCCGTGCGCACGTCCACCAATCGCGTTAGAGGTGGGCGGAGCCACTCGTAGCCGCTCTGGGCGCAGGGCGctccgggaggggcggggcggcgggagGCGCACAGCTTAACCGCAAGGCTCGCGGGCGCCCTGGGCAGCGGGTGTGGCGCTGTGGTGGGCGCCTGGGACGCCGCGCGTGGGCGTGGGTCTGTGCGGAGGGGTTAGGGTTGCAGCCGCTCTCCGAACCCGCAGGTGGCACGGCCCCTGGAGTTCCAGCGCAGACCCCGGCctccctgggggccaggctggggctctcGCCCGGCACAGGCTGCCTCCGGCGCAGGGACCTCCTGGGATGAGCCCAGGTCCCCTGGGGGCAGGAcagggtgagggaggtgggggcaCAGGGCCACGGACTCCtgtggccaggagcagggaggggcaggcggggagGGTCACTCCCCTGCCTACTGGCCCCCCTCTCAGGGCCAGCCTCCCTGGAGGGAGGGCCCTTTAGCCCCGCTAGTCCTCAcctgggagcccctcccccagcctccacccCTGCGCTCTGGCCACTACAGGGCCCTGGGCCGTTCCCGCTCCCCGGACCACCACCCACGCTGTTTTGGGGACTGCCATCCATTGATCGATCACTCGTGGAGCCCCCCAGGCTCTAGAATGGGCACAGTCAcgctcccttccctgccctgcacgGCGCGGTCTGTAGCAGGAGGGGGGCtcagcagggcggggcggggcctctgaccctgccctggggccctTGGAAGGCGGCCaaggcagaggcccaggaggggctgggagcctggagacCCTGGGCGGTGGGCGGGATCTGTCCCACGTGCCAGCCCTCCCCGGggcccacctctcctgccagtCTGATGGCGCAGGCCGAGGGGCACACCCCCTTGGGAGGGGCGCCCTCCAGGTAAGCCATAAAGAGGAGCGTGTGAGTGGCCGGCCTGGCTGCTTCCTCCAGCTCCATctctgcggggggtggggggcagctgctggGATGGGGCCCCCCTGTGTCCTGGTGCTGCTGGCCCTGGCGCAGACCCTGCGGGGCCAGACTCCGTCCCAGTCCCCGCAGCCGGCCCTGCCCCAGAGGCAGACCGTGGCTCAACAGGtacggggggggggagagggggggtcttggggaggaagaggcagacgTGGGCAAAGGGGGGACAGGAGCGGCCTGGGGCTGCCGCTCACCCTGGGACGAACCCTGCAGGACCAGACCTCAGCCAGCACGTCGGCCACACCCACCAGGCCGGCCACACCCACCAGGCCGGCCACACCCACCTCGCAGGCCACACCCACCTCGCGGACCACACCCACCGCGCAGGCCACACCCACcccgccagccctgccccagtGGCGGGACTTCCAGGCTCAGCAGGTACGGGCTTCGGGCGGATAGGCAGCCGGCCAGGGTCCCGCCGCGGGGCGAGGACGCACACAGGGGCCAGCCAGTGGGCGCTGCCCGGGGAGCCCGGGAGGACCAGCCGGCCCTGGACGAGGACTCCGGACATCCTGGGGTCACCCCTGCCCATCACGCCCTCTGTGCCTGTGGGGAGACTGGGCTCCCGTGCCTGCTCCATCCTGGGCAGTAACTGGTGCAGGCCATGCCGGGAGGATGCCCGGGGCTTCTCCTGGACCTGCCGGTCACCAGCGCCCGCAGTTCCAGGGGGACTGGCTCGTCCTGGGCCTGGCAGGCAGTGCCTTCAGGAAGACGGACAGGGCCCTGCTGACCCCCTTCCTCAGCACCTTCGAGCTCAACGCGCAAGGCCACCTGGAGGTGTCGAACGCCATGACCCGGTGAGCGGGCTGCCCTTGTCCTGTCCTGGGTGCAGCGCAGGCTGCGCGTGGCCGGACCCACGGGGGCGGGGTCACTGTTCACTGGGTCACAGAGCTGATGGAGTTCAGGCACGGCTGGGTCCAGGCACCCAGGCTCTGGTGGGCCTGGCCTCTCTGCTAGGGGTCTCCGGGTCGGGGAACATAACGCACTCGTGGGACACTGAAGCCCAGATCAGGGGTGGTGCCGGAGCCCCCCCCCCAAGTCCTGCTTTCCCGGGCATCTTGCTTGTCCAGCTTGGgttatgtgggggtgggggagccggcATCCAGGACACGTGCTGCTGGACCATGAAGCCCCtggggctccccacccccaccttcagGGCAGACTTGACTGTGGGAAGGCTCCAGGCTGTaggggtgaggatgtggggggcgACCCCTCGCCTTGGAGCCACtgcctcagcccccccccccccgccccgctacCACCGGGAGCACTTCTGCCCGTCTCAGCGCGGCCCTGCCCGCGCAGGCCTGGAGCAGCAGGCTGGACAGAGGCCGCTAAGGGCGGCCGCGCCCTCCGGGGGGAGCCCTGGGCCCCGCAGGTGACCAGCGGCAGGCTCAGGCCGGCGCCCTCCGGTGGGGGGGAGCCCTGGGCCCCGCAGGTGACCAGCGGCAGGCTCAGGCCGCGCCCTCCGGGGGGAGCCCTGGGCCCCGCAGGTGACCAGCGGCAGGCTCAGGCTGGCGCCCTCCGGGGGGAGCCCTGGGCCCCGCAGGTGACCAGCGGCAGGCTCAGGCCGCGCCCTCCGGGGGGAGCCCTGGGCCCCGCAGGTGACCAGCGGCAGGCTCAGGCCGCGCCCTCCGGGGGGAGCCCTGGGCCCCGCAGGTGACCAGCGGCAGGCTCAGGCTGGCGCCCTCCGGGGGGAGCCCTGGGCCCCGCAGGTGACCAGCGGCAGGCTCAGGCCGCGCCCTCCGGGGGGAGCCCTGGGCCCCGCAGGTGACCAGCGGCAGGCTCAGGCCGCGCCCTCCGGGGGGAGCCCTGGGCCCCGCAGGTGACCAGCGGCAGGCTCAGGCCGCGCCCTCCGCCCCCAGGGGGAAGCGCTGCGACACCTGGACGTACTTGCTGATCCCGGAGACCCCGCCCGGGCACTTCCGGGTCGACCACCGAGGAGGTGAGGCGGACGGGGCGGGCCGGGCGGGCCGGGGCAGCCTGACGCCCGTGCCCCCCGCGGCCAGGGCGGGACGGCGAGGACGTGCAGGTGGTGGAAGGCGACTACGGCCAGTTTGCCCTGGTGGTCTCCCGGCGACACACGGGCAGCCAGACCATCCTCAGGATCAGCCTGCTGGGTgagcccgggggcggggcgggccggagaccccgcccccagccccagccgcgcccccacccaggccccagccccgcccccagccccccgccccacccccacccacgcccccagccccccccagcccccccccgcgcccccggcccccccgcgcccccccgccccagcccccccagccccgcccccagccccccccgCGCCCCCCCTGTGAGAGCCGCGGTGCTCCCTGGGCCACAGGCAGGAACTGGTACTTGCCCTCCGGCGCGGTGGAGAAATTTGTCTGCCTGGCCAAACGCCAGGGCCTCTCAAAGGACAACGTCGTCTTCCCGGATCTGACCGGTAATGGGGTCCCCGGGACGCGGGGACGGGCCCGGTCAGAAGGAGGCGCCCCCAGGGCCACCCGTGGGTGGGGGCGGCCGGCCGCAGGTGCCTGTTCTCACCCTGAGCCAGCGTGGAGGGCGCCGTGGCCGCCTGGTGTCGGCCTgggcctgccccccgccccgccctgcgctGGGGCGTCCCTGGGTCTCGCACTGGGGAGCCCCGTCCCTGGACGCCGCCGAGGGCCCCTGTCCTCCCCTCGCGCGTGACGAACACGCCCCCCTCCCGTCGGGGCTCGGGGCTCGCCCCTCAGCCCCCTCggccctgtctccctcctcatcctcccccaCTCTCCATCAGACTGGTCACCCGGCCCACACGCCTGCCCAGGATGacgtggccccgccccagcccgcccctcccccgctccaCCTGAATAAACGCACTGTGCCCTGGACCCGAGTGTGGCCACGGGGACCTGGGCCGGCGAGGGGACCCCCGGCCCCGGGCGCGTCCCCGTGCGGCTCCTGCGGCCCTGCGGCACGCTGCCCGTGCGGCTCTGCCCCTCGCTGTGGGCCGTAGGCGGTCATTCCCAGGACAAGGCTCCTCTGTGCCCCCCCACCTGTGTTCGCAGTCCCCACCCCC from Oryctolagus cuniculus chromosome 1, mOryCun1.1, whole genome shotgun sequence includes these protein-coding regions:
- the LCN12 gene encoding epididymal-specific lipocalin-12 isoform X2; amino-acid sequence: MGPPCVLVLLALAQTLRGQTPSQSPQPALPQRQTVAQQDQTSASTSATPTRPATPTRPATPTSQATPTSRTTPTAQATPTPPALPQWRDFQAQQHLRAQRARPPGGVERHDPVSGLPLSCPGCSAGCAWPDPRGRGHCSLGHRADGVQARLGPGTQALVGLASLLGVSGSGNITHSWDTEAQIRGGAGAPPPSPAFPGILLVQLGLCGGGGAGIQDTCCWTMKPLGLPTPTFRADLTVGRLQAVGVRMWGATPRLGATASAPPPPPRYHREHFCPSQRGPARAGLEQQAGQRPLRAAAPSGGSPGPRR
- the LCN12 gene encoding epididymal-specific lipocalin-12 isoform X3 yields the protein MGPPCVLVLLALAQTLRGQTPSQSPQPALPQRQTVAQQDQTSASTSATPTRPATPTRPATPTSQATPTSRTTPTAQATPTPPALPQWRDFQAQQFQGDWLVLGLAGSAFRKTDRALLTPFLSTFELNAQGHLEVSNAMTRGKRCDTWTYLLIPETPPGHFRVDHRGGEADGAGRAGRGSLTPVPPAARAGRRGRAGGGRRLRPVCPGGLPATHGQPDHPQDQPAGQELVLALRRGGEICLPGQTPGPLKGQRRLPGSDRLVTRPTRLPRMTWPRPSPPLPRST
- the LCN12 gene encoding epididymal-specific lipocalin-12 isoform X1, whose product is MGPPCVLVLLALAQTLRGQTPSQSPQPALPQRQTVAQQDQTSASTSATPTRPATPTRPATPTSQATPTSRTTPTAQATPTPPALPQWRDFQAQQFQGDWLVLGLAGSAFRKTDRALLTPFLSTFELNAQGHLEVSNAMTRGKRCDTWTYLLIPETPPGHFRVDHRGGRDGEDVQVVEGDYGQFALVVSRRHTGSQTILRISLLGRNWYLPSGAVEKFVCLAKRQGLSKDNVVFPDLTGNGVPGTRGRARSEGGAPRATRGWGRPAAGACSHPEPAWRAPWPPGVGLGLPPAPPCAGASLGLALGSPVPGRRRGPLSSPRA
- the LCN12 gene encoding epididymal-specific lipocalin-12 isoform X4, with protein sequence MGPPCVLVLLALAQTLRGQTPSQSPQPALPQRQTVAQQDQTSASTSATPTRPATPTRPATPTSQATPTSRTTPTAQATPTPPALPQWRDFQAQQFQGDWLVLGLAGSAFRKTDRALLTPFLSTFELNAQGHLEVSNAMTRGKRCDTWTYLLIPETPPGHFRVDHRGGRDGEDVQVVEGDYGQFALVVSRRHTGSQTILRISLLGRNWYLPSGAVEKFVCLAKRQGLSKDNVVFPDLTDWSPGPHACPG
- the C8G gene encoding complement component C8 gamma chain precursor; this encodes MVLRGRAVLLAVLLAAGSLGRWAQKPRGAPSAISAIQPKANFDAQQFAGTWLLAAVGSACHFLQEQGHRAEATALHVAPQGAAMAVSTFRKLDGICWQVSQRYGATGVPGRFLLPARGPRGAVHVVAAETDYHSFAVLYLERARQLSVKLYVRSLPVSDSVLGAFEQRVAQANLTQDQVLFFPTYGFCEAADQFHILDEVRR
- the LCN12 gene encoding epididymal-specific lipocalin-12 isoform X5; the encoded protein is MPGASPGPAGHQRPQFQGDWLVLGLAGSAFRKTDRALLTPFLSTFELNAQGHLEVSNAMTRGKRCDTWTYLLIPETPPGHFRVDHRGGRDGEDVQVVEGDYGQFALVVSRRHTGSQTILRISLLGRNWYLPSGAVEKFVCLAKRQGLSKDNVVFPDLTGNGVPGTRGRARSEGGAPRATRGWGRPAAGACSHPEPAWRAPWPPGVGLGLPPAPPCAGASLGLALGSPVPGRRRGPLSSPRA